One segment of Dama dama isolate Ldn47 chromosome 15, ASM3311817v1, whole genome shotgun sequence DNA contains the following:
- the LOC133070004 gene encoding GPI ethanolamine phosphate transferase 1-like isoform X1 yields MILTSDSFLILGSHGAGHPLETCTPFITWGAGIKFPQKVSAQKFDDSYLQEWKLENWKRQDINQAEFAPLMAALIGVPFPLNSVGIIPVDMLNTSDLFKAGSMFTNAVQILEQFKVKMTQKKEATLSFLFTPFKRFKRVLPVFFSSAQELTVTLPCSEA; encoded by the exons ATGATTCTAACATCTGACAGCTTTTTAATCTTGG GCTCCCATGGAGCTGGTCATCCTTTAGAGACTTGTACTCCTTTTATCACTTGGggagctggaatcaagtttcccCAAAAAGTGTCAGCTCAGAAATTTGATGACTCATATTTGCAAG AATGGAAGTTGGAGAACTGGAAGAGACAAGATATTAATCAG GCTGAATTTGCACCGTTGATGGCAGCTCTTATTGGAGTTCCCTTCCCTCttaattcagtg GGAATCATTCCTGTGGACATGCTTAATACCTCTGATCTCTTCAAAGCAGGGAGCATGTTTACAAATGCAGTACAGATTCTTGAACAGTTCAAG GTAAAAATGACTCAGAAAAAAGAAGCTACTTTATCGTTTTTGTTTACACCATTTAA GAGGTTCAAGCGCGTGTTGCCTGTCTTCTTCTCCTCagcccaggagctgactgtgacctTGCCCTGCTCTGAAGCTTAG
- the LOC133070004 gene encoding GPI ethanolamine phosphate transferase 1-like isoform X2, with amino-acid sequence MILTSDSFLILGSHGAGHPLETCTPFITWGAGIKFPQKVSAQKFDDSYLQEWKLENWKRQDINQAEFAPLMAALIGVPFPLNSVGIIPVDMLNTSDLFKAGSMFTNAVQILEQFKVKMTQKKEATLSFLFTPFNPGADCDLALL; translated from the exons ATGATTCTAACATCTGACAGCTTTTTAATCTTGG GCTCCCATGGAGCTGGTCATCCTTTAGAGACTTGTACTCCTTTTATCACTTGGggagctggaatcaagtttcccCAAAAAGTGTCAGCTCAGAAATTTGATGACTCATATTTGCAAG AATGGAAGTTGGAGAACTGGAAGAGACAAGATATTAATCAG GCTGAATTTGCACCGTTGATGGCAGCTCTTATTGGAGTTCCCTTCCCTCttaattcagtg GGAATCATTCCTGTGGACATGCTTAATACCTCTGATCTCTTCAAAGCAGGGAGCATGTTTACAAATGCAGTACAGATTCTTGAACAGTTCAAG GTAAAAATGACTCAGAAAAAAGAAGCTACTTTATCGTTTTTGTTTACACCATTTAA cccaggagctgactgtgacctTGCCCTGCTCTGA